A portion of the Chlamydia avium 10DC88 genome contains these proteins:
- the lepA gene encoding translation elongation factor 4, translating to MKNYKLENIRNFSIIAHIDHGKSTIADRLLELTSTVEQREMRAQLLDSMDLERERGITIKAHPVTMTYMYNGEMYELNLIDTPGHVDFSYEVSRSLAACEGALLIVDAAQGVQAQSLANVYLALERNLEIIPILNKIDLPAADPEGTCKQIEDYIGLDTTNAICCSAKTGQGISEILEAIIELIPPPQPPEESQLKALIFDSHYDSYVGIMVYVRVMSGEIKKGDRITFMATKGSTFEVLGVGAFLPEATLIEGSLKAGQVGYFIANLKKVKDVKIGDTVTTVKHPAKAPLEGFKEINPVVFAGIYPIDSSEFDTLKDALSRLQLNDSALTIEQESSHSLGFGFRCGFLGLLHLEIIFERITREFDLDIIATAPSVIYKVVLKNGKTLFIDNPTAYPDPATIEHLEEPWVHVNIITPQEYLSSIMTLCLDKRGICLKTEMLDQHRLVLSYDLPLNEIVSDFNDKLKSVTKGYGSFDYRLGDYRKGSIIKLEILINEEPVDAFSCLVHKDKAEARGRNICEKLVDVIPQQLFKIPIQAAINKKVIARETIRALSKNVTAKCYGGDITRKRKLWEKQKKGKKRMKEFGKVSIPNTAFIEVLKID from the coding sequence TTGAAAAACTATAAGTTAGAAAATATCCGCAATTTTTCTATTATCGCTCATATTGATCACGGAAAATCAACAATCGCAGACAGATTACTTGAGCTAACAAGCACTGTAGAACAAAGAGAAATGCGTGCCCAGCTTTTGGACTCCATGGACTTAGAAAGAGAACGTGGCATTACTATCAAAGCTCATCCTGTTACAATGACATATATGTATAATGGAGAAATGTATGAGCTTAATCTTATTGATACTCCAGGTCACGTAGATTTCTCATATGAGGTATCGCGTTCTTTAGCTGCTTGTGAAGGAGCTCTGCTCATTGTTGATGCTGCTCAAGGGGTACAAGCTCAAAGCTTAGCCAATGTTTATTTAGCTTTAGAGCGTAATTTAGAAATTATTCCTATTTTGAATAAAATCGATCTTCCTGCGGCTGATCCCGAAGGTACATGTAAACAAATTGAGGATTACATAGGGTTAGATACTACTAATGCCATCTGTTGTTCTGCAAAAACCGGTCAAGGAATATCAGAAATTCTTGAAGCAATTATAGAGCTTATCCCCCCTCCTCAACCTCCTGAAGAATCCCAATTAAAAGCTTTAATTTTTGACTCCCACTACGACTCCTATGTAGGGATTATGGTCTACGTACGTGTAATGAGTGGAGAAATTAAAAAAGGTGATCGCATTACCTTTATGGCAACTAAAGGTTCTACTTTTGAAGTATTAGGTGTAGGAGCTTTTCTCCCTGAAGCAACATTGATAGAAGGTTCTTTAAAAGCGGGTCAAGTAGGATATTTTATTGCCAATCTAAAAAAAGTTAAAGATGTCAAAATTGGTGACACTGTAACTACAGTAAAACATCCTGCTAAAGCACCTCTTGAAGGATTCAAAGAAATTAACCCCGTGGTGTTTGCTGGGATCTATCCAATTGATTCTTCAGAATTTGATACTTTAAAAGATGCTTTAAGTCGCTTACAACTTAACGACTCTGCTCTAACAATAGAACAAGAGAGCAGTCACTCTTTAGGATTTGGTTTTCGCTGTGGGTTTCTTGGTCTATTGCATTTAGAAATTATATTCGAAAGGATTACACGAGAATTTGATTTAGATATCATTGCTACTGCGCCTAGTGTGATTTATAAAGTTGTCTTAAAAAATGGGAAGACTCTATTTATAGATAATCCTACAGCTTATCCTGATCCTGCAACTATTGAACATCTTGAAGAGCCTTGGGTTCACGTTAATATTATTACTCCTCAAGAATATTTAAGTAGTATCATGACCTTATGCTTAGATAAGCGAGGGATATGTTTAAAAACAGAAATGTTAGATCAACACCGTTTGGTTCTTTCCTATGATCTTCCTCTAAATGAGATTGTTTCTGATTTTAATGACAAATTAAAATCAGTCACCAAAGGTTATGGATCTTTCGATTACCGTCTAGGAGACTACCGCAAAGGATCTATAATTAAATTAGAAATTTTAATTAATGAAGAGCCTGTGGATGCATTTTCTTGTCTTGTGCATAAAGATAAGGCTGAAGCTCGGGGAAGAAATATTTGTGAAAAACTTGTAGATGTGATTCCTCAACAGTTATTTAAAATTCCCATTCAAGCAGCTATTAATAAAAAAGTAATTGCTAGAGAGACTATCCGAGCGTTGTCTAAAAATGTAACTGCTAAATGTTATGGCGGTGACATTACAAGAAAGCGTAAGTTATGGGAAAAACAAAAGAAGGGAAAGAAACGAATGAAGGAATTTGGCAAAGTTTCTATCCCCAACACAGCATTTATTGAAGTACTAAAGATTGATTAG
- the npt1 gene encoding NTP/NDP exchange transporter Npt1, which translates to MTQTAEKPFGKWRSFLWPIHAHELKKVLPMFLMFFCIAFNYTILRDTKDTLIVTAPGSGAEAIPFIKLWLVVPCAVVFMLIYAKLSNILSKQALFYTVITPFLLFFILFPTLIYPFRDILHPTSFADKLQSILPQGLTGCVAMLRNWTFAAFYVLSELWGSVMLSLMFWGFANEITKISEAKRFYALFGVGANIALLASGRSIIWASKLRASAAANTDPWGLSLYLLMGMVLLSGAVIVLCYWWINKYVLTDARFYTPEANKSKKSKPKMSIKESFAYLARSPYMLYLALLVICYGICINLVEVTWKSQLKMQYPNANEYSQFMGNFSFWTGVVSVFVMLFIGGNVIRKFGWLTGALVTPVMVLATGILFFALVIFRDQAFGIVTALGTTPLMLAVIVGAIQNILSKSTKYALFDATKEMAYIPLDQEQKVKGKAAIDVVAARFGKSGGSLIQQGLLVICGSIGAMTPYLAIALFVIISIWLISATKLNKLFLIQSALKEQEAAGEASASAIKTAEESTESSIQGTPVAENASS; encoded by the coding sequence ATGACACAAACAGCGGAAAAACCTTTTGGAAAATGGCGATCTTTTCTCTGGCCGATACATGCACACGAGCTGAAGAAAGTATTGCCTATGTTCCTAATGTTCTTCTGTATTGCATTTAATTACACTATATTGCGCGATACAAAGGATACTCTTATCGTAACGGCTCCCGGATCTGGTGCAGAGGCTATACCTTTCATCAAACTTTGGCTTGTCGTTCCGTGCGCTGTTGTTTTTATGCTCATTTATGCAAAACTAAGCAATATTTTAAGTAAACAGGCCCTCTTTTACACGGTTATTACTCCATTTCTACTGTTTTTTATCTTATTCCCCACATTAATTTATCCTTTCCGCGATATTCTTCATCCAACAAGCTTTGCTGATAAGCTACAATCTATTTTACCTCAGGGTCTGACAGGTTGTGTTGCTATGCTAAGAAACTGGACTTTTGCAGCATTCTATGTCCTTTCTGAGCTTTGGGGAAGTGTTATGCTTTCCTTAATGTTCTGGGGATTTGCCAATGAGATCACTAAAATTAGCGAAGCAAAGCGTTTCTATGCTTTATTCGGAGTTGGAGCAAATATTGCTCTTCTAGCCTCAGGCCGTTCGATTATCTGGGCTTCTAAGCTTCGAGCAAGTGCAGCAGCAAATACAGACCCTTGGGGCCTTTCCCTCTATCTTTTAATGGGTATGGTCCTACTTTCAGGTGCTGTAATTGTTCTATGCTATTGGTGGATAAACAAATATGTTCTTACTGATGCTAGATTCTACACTCCTGAAGCCAACAAATCTAAAAAATCTAAACCCAAGATGAGCATTAAAGAAAGTTTTGCCTATCTTGCTAGATCTCCTTATATGCTATACTTGGCTCTTTTAGTTATCTGCTACGGCATCTGCATTAACTTAGTAGAAGTTACCTGGAAAAGCCAATTAAAAATGCAATATCCCAACGCTAACGAATACAGCCAATTCATGGGGAACTTCTCTTTCTGGACTGGAGTAGTCTCTGTATTTGTGATGTTGTTTATCGGTGGTAATGTCATCCGTAAGTTTGGTTGGCTAACAGGTGCTCTTGTCACTCCTGTTATGGTATTAGCTACAGGTATTCTTTTCTTTGCCTTAGTTATTTTCAGAGATCAGGCTTTTGGAATTGTGACTGCATTAGGCACAACACCATTGATGCTTGCTGTTATCGTAGGAGCAATCCAAAACATTCTATCCAAATCCACTAAGTATGCATTATTTGATGCAACTAAAGAAATGGCATACATCCCCTTAGACCAAGAACAAAAAGTTAAGGGGAAAGCAGCTATTGATGTAGTTGCTGCTCGTTTTGGAAAATCTGGAGGATCTTTGATCCAACAAGGGCTTTTAGTTATTTGTGGAAGCATTGGAGCTATGACTCCTTACTTAGCAATAGCTTTGTTTGTAATTATTTCCATATGGTTAATTTCAGCTACAAAGCTTAATAAGCTCTTCCTAATTCAATCAGCGCTAAAAGAACAAGAAGCTGCTGGAGAAGCTTCTGCAAGTGCTATTAAGACTGCAGAAGAATCTACAGAGTCTTCAATTCAAGGAACTCCTGTTGCTGAAAACGCGTCTTCTTAA
- a CDS encoding metal ABC transporter solute-binding protein, Zn/Mn family has product MASYLFKKVQKALCLVFIFVITGCSPSQVENSQGVYVLSTNRMLHDCVSKIVGNKVGALVLIDGSIDPHTYEMVKGDEDKLAVSRLIFCNGLGLEGTASLRKHLEGNPKVINIGSLLLEKHAFVPLEEDGVYDPHIWLDISIWREGVKEITEALIREFPEWKEEFTANASILLDEMQALDDWAERCLLTIPEESRYLVSGHNAFSYFTRRYLASDQEVKNHTWVKRCISPEGISPEAQISIRDIMLVAEYIQEHNVQVVFPEDTLNQDALKKITACLKKGHEIRLSKNPLYSDNVQQDYFHTFKHNVRTIVEELGGTIFE; this is encoded by the coding sequence ATGGCTTCATACCTATTTAAAAAAGTACAAAAAGCACTATGTTTAGTATTCATTTTTGTAATTACTGGATGTTCTCCCTCTCAAGTAGAAAATAGTCAGGGAGTTTATGTTCTGTCTACTAATCGTATGCTGCATGATTGTGTCTCTAAGATCGTTGGTAATAAAGTTGGTGCCCTAGTTCTTATTGATGGTTCAATTGATCCTCATACCTATGAAATGGTCAAAGGAGATGAAGATAAATTAGCTGTTAGCCGTTTGATTTTTTGTAATGGATTAGGTTTAGAAGGTACAGCAAGTTTACGTAAACATTTAGAAGGAAATCCCAAGGTTATAAACATAGGTTCTTTATTGCTAGAAAAGCATGCTTTCGTCCCATTAGAAGAAGATGGTGTTTATGACCCACATATTTGGTTAGATATTAGTATTTGGCGAGAGGGAGTTAAGGAGATAACTGAGGCGTTGATTCGGGAATTTCCTGAATGGAAAGAAGAGTTTACCGCCAATGCTTCAATTCTTTTAGACGAGATGCAAGCATTAGATGATTGGGCTGAACGATGCCTGTTGACTATTCCTGAAGAGTCTCGTTATTTAGTGTCAGGTCACAATGCTTTTAGTTATTTTACCCGTCGTTATCTAGCTAGTGATCAAGAGGTGAAAAATCATACTTGGGTTAAACGATGTATTTCACCAGAAGGAATATCTCCAGAAGCACAAATTAGTATTCGAGATATAATGTTAGTTGCGGAATACATTCAGGAACATAATGTACAGGTAGTTTTCCCCGAGGACACTTTAAATCAGGATGCATTAAAAAAAATCACTGCTTGTTTAAAGAAAGGGCACGAGATTCGTTTATCTAAAAATCCCTTATATAGTGACAATGTACAACAAGATTATTTTCATACATTTAAACATAATGTACGTACTATTGTCGAAGAATTAGGAGGAACTATTTTTGAATAA
- a CDS encoding metal ABC transporter ATP-binding protein has product MNKHDDIAWSVHNLCVNYDYADALCHVSFSLKKGALAAVLGPNGAGKSTLLKTSLGLIRPSSGSTLFFGKKFKKVHQRVAYMPQRASVDWDFPMTVLDLVLMGCYSYKGMWGRITEDDRQEAYKILERVGLSNLHDRQIGKLSGGQQQRAFLARSLMQKADLYLMDELFSAIDMASYHTVVDVLQELKSLGKTIVVVHHNLSHVRQLFDHIILLNKHLICCGSVEECLTNKNISQAYGCELDLLDCSLKLSREKQQGTC; this is encoded by the coding sequence TTGAATAAACATGATGATATAGCGTGGTCTGTCCATAATTTATGTGTAAATTATGATTATGCCGATGCTTTATGCCACGTTTCTTTTTCTTTAAAAAAAGGTGCTTTAGCCGCAGTTCTGGGACCTAATGGAGCTGGTAAAAGCACTTTGTTGAAAACTTCTTTGGGGTTAATACGACCTTCTTCGGGATCCACATTATTTTTTGGGAAGAAATTTAAAAAAGTTCACCAACGTGTTGCTTATATGCCACAACGAGCAAGTGTGGATTGGGATTTTCCTATGACTGTTTTAGATCTTGTTCTTATGGGTTGCTATAGTTACAAAGGAATGTGGGGAAGAATCACAGAGGATGATCGTCAGGAAGCTTATAAGATTTTAGAACGTGTTGGTTTATCTAATTTGCATGATAGACAGATAGGGAAGCTTTCGGGAGGACAACAGCAAAGAGCGTTTTTAGCTCGCTCTCTTATGCAAAAAGCAGATCTGTATTTAATGGATGAATTATTTTCAGCTATTGATATGGCCTCTTATCATACTGTAGTGGATGTATTACAAGAGTTAAAATCTTTAGGAAAGACCATAGTAGTTGTTCATCATAATCTTAGTCACGTACGTCAGCTTTTCGATCATATTATTTTATTAAACAAACATTTAATTTGTTGTGGCTCTGTGGAAGAGTGTCTAACTAATAAAAATATTTCTCAGGCATATGGTTGTGAACTTGATCTACTCGATTGTTCTCTAAAGCTTTCTAGAGAAAAACAGCAGGGGACTTGTTGA
- a CDS encoding metal ABC transporter permease: protein MFDCVFFNSVFLSSFLAVTIICMTIALWGTVLLVGKQPLLSESLSHASYPGLLFGALLSTKKSFLSDSIILIIIFGCLAAILGYGMIIFLEKQLRMHKDAALCFILVGFFSLGVILSSYTKDCCPQLYNRIHAYLYGQAATLGYTEAKLATYVFLVSLLSIWWWYRQIVVVLFDKDYAVTCGLGTMISEAIILVFISLVIVSGVRSVGIVLISSMFVAPPLVSRQLSDRLSHIFVLSCLFGGICGALGSYISVAISFSIPGRSGLITLPTGPLIVIISGILVFLSLLFSPKSGWVIRFIRRQRFIFSKHQEHLLKVFWYLREDHLFEVGIRDFVYSYKYQEYFGPKPFPWFRVWLLKRQGFLQREGYYWSLTDKGKAEAERLVRSHRLWESYLVHSLDFKEAKVHEFAEEIEHVLTEDLDSTITAMLDNPHYDPHDRVIPKKQQKEEL from the coding sequence ATGTTCGACTGTGTTTTTTTTAATTCAGTATTTTTATCTAGTTTTTTAGCTGTTACAATTATTTGCATGACCATCGCTCTCTGGGGGACTGTATTATTGGTTGGCAAACAACCATTATTAAGTGAGAGTTTATCTCATGCCTCTTATCCAGGGTTGCTTTTTGGTGCTTTATTAAGTACTAAAAAGAGTTTTCTTTCAGATTCTATTATTTTAATTATTATTTTTGGTTGCCTAGCAGCTATTCTGGGCTACGGGATGATCATATTTTTAGAAAAACAACTCAGAATGCATAAAGATGCTGCTCTATGCTTCATTCTTGTAGGTTTTTTTAGTTTAGGAGTTATTCTATCTAGCTATACGAAAGATTGTTGCCCGCAGCTTTATAATCGTATTCATGCTTATTTATATGGGCAAGCAGCCACTCTAGGTTACACAGAAGCAAAGTTAGCTACTTATGTTTTTCTGGTTTCTTTACTCTCCATATGGTGGTGGTATCGTCAAATTGTCGTTGTTTTATTTGATAAGGATTATGCTGTCACTTGTGGACTGGGCACTATGATTTCTGAGGCAATCATTTTAGTATTTATTTCTCTTGTGATTGTCAGTGGTGTACGTTCAGTTGGTATTGTATTGATATCTTCTATGTTTGTAGCTCCTCCCTTGGTTTCGCGCCAATTATCTGATCGTCTTTCTCATATCTTTGTACTTTCTTGTTTATTCGGGGGTATATGCGGAGCTTTAGGGAGCTATATTTCTGTAGCTATTAGCTTCAGTATTCCTGGTCGTTCTGGTTTAATTACCCTACCCACAGGACCCCTGATTGTTATTATCTCAGGGATACTGGTTTTTCTTAGTCTATTATTTTCTCCAAAATCTGGTTGGGTAATCCGTTTTATTCGTAGACAGAGATTTATTTTTTCCAAACATCAAGAACATTTATTAAAAGTGTTTTGGTATTTAAGAGAGGATCATCTTTTTGAGGTTGGGATCAGGGATTTTGTTTATTCTTATAAGTATCAAGAGTATTTTGGTCCTAAGCCTTTCCCTTGGTTTAGAGTCTGGTTGCTTAAGCGTCAAGGCTTTCTACAACGTGAAGGATATTATTGGAGCTTAACTGATAAGGGGAAGGCTGAAGCAGAAAGATTAGTTCGTTCTCATAGGCTTTGGGAGAGTTATCTTGTACATTCTTTAGATTTTAAAGAGGCGAAAGTTCACGAGTTTGCAGAAGAAATAGAGCATGTTTTAACAGAAGATTTAGATTCTACAATTACAGCTATGTTGGATAATCCTCATTATGATCCACATGATCGTGTAATCCCCAAAAAACAACAGAAGGAGGAATTATGA
- a CDS encoding metal ABC transporter permease, with the protein MISAFSPYHGASFMQFFIIFFSRIFSGKAFRGHLFIDDIQVLIFLAIAVSGAVVGSFLVLKKMAMYANAVSHTVLLGLVSICLFTHQLNHLSLGSLTLASVFTALLTGFLIYFIRNIFHVSEEASTALVFSLLFAISLLSLVFLTRNAHIGTELVLGNADSLTSKDIFPVYMVLLVNLVIIFLSFRSFVCISFDSVFSYSLGIPVKAIDYLIILQLSASLVGAFKAVGVLMALAFLLIPGLIAKIFVSSVRSMLIWSLLFGGCTALLAPACSRAILTSYGVGLSTSGLAVILLIVMYTLVALFHHGKKIFFQKFLIRNSNRIDNS; encoded by the coding sequence ATGATAAGTGCATTCTCTCCATATCATGGAGCCTCTTTTATGCAATTTTTTATCATTTTCTTCTCTAGGATATTTTCAGGAAAGGCTTTCCGTGGTCATTTGTTTATTGATGATATTCAGGTTTTAATTTTTTTAGCGATTGCTGTTTCTGGGGCTGTTGTAGGAAGTTTTTTAGTTCTAAAGAAAATGGCTATGTATGCCAATGCTGTTTCTCATACAGTTCTTTTAGGCTTAGTGAGCATTTGTTTATTTACTCATCAATTGAATCATTTATCTTTGGGATCATTAACTCTTGCTTCTGTTTTTACAGCTTTACTTACCGGTTTTTTAATTTACTTTATTAGAAATATTTTCCACGTTTCAGAAGAAGCAAGTACTGCTTTAGTTTTTTCTTTATTATTTGCAATAAGCCTACTCTCTTTAGTGTTTTTAACACGTAATGCTCACATAGGTACTGAGCTTGTCTTGGGGAATGCTGATTCATTGACTTCTAAAGATATTTTCCCCGTCTATATGGTTCTTTTAGTCAACTTAGTTATTATTTTCTTAAGTTTCCGTAGTTTTGTCTGTATCTCTTTTGATTCAGTATTCTCCTATTCTTTAGGGATTCCTGTTAAGGCTATTGATTATCTTATTATTTTACAGCTGTCAGCGAGTTTAGTAGGAGCATTTAAAGCTGTAGGCGTCCTCATGGCATTAGCTTTTTTATTAATACCAGGTTTAATTGCTAAAATTTTTGTATCTTCCGTACGTAGTATGTTAATTTGGTCTCTCTTGTTTGGGGGATGTACTGCTTTATTAGCTCCTGCGTGTTCTCGAGCAATCCTTACGTCTTATGGTGTTGGTTTATCGACTTCAGGACTAGCTGTTATCTTATTGATTGTGATGTATACACTCGTTGCATTGTTCCATCATGGGAAGAAAATCTTTTTTCAGAAATTCTTAATACGCAACTCGAACAGAATTGACAACTCTTAA